The window AGTTTTTTGAGGAAGTAATTCCAGATAATATTGATGATTTAGTACAAAATTTAAATAAATACAGAAAAACCCTTAAAGGAGATTTTGAGGATAAAGTTGAAAAACTAAACGAATTCACAAAAAGTTTGGTTGAAAAATAAAAAAAAATGATTACAACAGATATACTAATAATAGGAGCAGGACCAACAGGATTATTTACAATTTTTGAAGCTGGTTTATTAAAATTAAAGTGTCATTTAATTGATGCATTACCACAACCTGGTGGGCAATGTTCAGAAATTTATCCGAAAAAACCTATTTATGATATTCCTGCATATCCAGAAATTTTAGCAGGAGATTTAACAGATAAGTTGTTAGAACAAACAAAACAATTTGAACCTGGTTTTACGCTAGGAGAAAGAGCAGAAACAATAGACAAACAAGATGATGGAACTTTTATTGTAACCACAAATAAAGGAACAAAACATCATGCTAAAATAGTTGCAATTGCAGGTGGTTTAGGTTCTTTTGAGCCAAGAAAACCAAAAATTGAAAATCTGGAAAAATTTGAAGATAATGGTGTGGAATACATTATTAAAGAACCAGAATTATATAGAGATAAAAAAGTAGTTATTTCTGGAGGTGGAGATTCTGCTTTAGATTGGGCAATTTTCTTATCAGATGTTGCTTCAGAAGTAACGTTAATTCATAGAAGAAATGAGTTTAGAGGCGCGTTAGATTCTGTAGAAAAAGCACAAGAATTAAAAAATCTAGGAAAAATAAATATTATAACTCCTGCAGAAGTAAAAGGAATTTTAGGTACCGATAAAGTAACTGGAGTTGCCGTAGAAAAGAAAGGAGAAGATGCATTTATTATAGACACAGATCACTTTATTCCGCTTTTTGGATTGTCTCCAAAGCTAGGTCCAATAGGTAATTGGGGCTTAGAAA of the Tenacibaculum todarodis genome contains:
- a CDS encoding NAD(P)/FAD-dependent oxidoreductase; the protein is MITTDILIIGAGPTGLFTIFEAGLLKLKCHLIDALPQPGGQCSEIYPKKPIYDIPAYPEILAGDLTDKLLEQTKQFEPGFTLGERAETIDKQDDGTFIVTTNKGTKHHAKIVAIAGGLGSFEPRKPKIENLEKFEDNGVEYIIKEPELYRDKKVVISGGGDSALDWAIFLSDVASEVTLIHRRNEFRGALDSVEKAQELKNLGKINIITPAEVKGILGTDKVTGVAVEKKGEDAFIIDTDHFIPLFGLSPKLGPIGNWGLEIEKNAIKVNNALDYQTNIPGVYAIGDVNTYPGKLKLILCGFHEATLMCQSAYKRIFPDKKYVMKYTTVGGVEGFDGTKKEAPKAVVKAIQ